In Pseudoclavibacter sp. Marseille-Q3772, the sequence AGTTCACCCGATTTCACATCCAAGGTCGCAAACTCCGCTTCCTGTGACTGATAGGAAAGAACGAACGCTTTCCCGTCCACAATTCCGCTATTCGCAGTGCAGGACATACCTTTAAATGAACGAACTTCTTTGCTCGACCGGATGTCGATAAGTCTGACCTCACCGCCGTCGGCTTCTGCACCAACGTTGAATCCGACCACGGCGATGTCATCTTGCACCGCGCACAGGGATGCTGGTAACCCGTCGTCGACCGGAACCTTCCATAGTTTTTCTTCCGCCCCGTTGTCATAGTCGTCCATGAGCCAGGCATCCCGCGGAGCGGTAACCGAAAAGTGCAATGCACGAATCTCTTCGCTTCGGTCGGGGTTAAGTAGTCCCTCGACCATTTGGCAGCCGCTGAGCGCGAATGTGCCTAAAGCGGCAACTACACCCACTGAAACTCGACGCGTTAGTGACACCATCTCTGCAGCCCTTCATGTAGGACGCGCAGGACCTGGTTGGGCGGTCATGCGCACCATCATCACCATCGATAATCAATGAGATGATCATATTGCGCGCGTGCTTGTTTTGCCATCACACGCAAGGAGTATTTGCGCGTCGTACTACCCGCTGGATCTACGCGTGACCGGCACGCTCCATTGACCGCAATTCCTGTTTCAAATCGGCCAGTTCGTCTCGCAGGCGTGCGGCCAATTCAAATTTGAGTTCGGATGCGGCCGCAAGCATTTGGTCGTTCAGGTCGGCGATCATGGTCTCGAGCTGCTGCGCTCCGGCAGCGGCAATACCTTCACGGCGCAGGTTTGGGGCCGCCGATCGACGCTCGTCGTGGGCTTCACCCAATAGCGCCTCGGTGTCTTTGCCCTCGCGGATAAGCATCGCGGTGATGTCGTTGATTTTCTTGCGCAGCGGCTTCGGGTCGATCCCGTGTTCTTCGTTGTAGGCGATCTGTTTCGCGCGGCGCCGCTCGGTCTCATCGATAGCGAAGCGCATCGCCTCGGTGACCTTATCGGCGTACATGTGTACTTCGCCGGAGACATTACGTGCGGCACGGCCGATGGTCTGGATGAGCGACGTGGATGAGCGCAAAAAGCCCTCTTTATCTGCATCCAGAATCGCAACCAACGAGACTTCCGGTAGGTCAAGGCCCTCACGCAAGAGGTTGATACCGACAAGCACATCGAACTCGCCCGCGCGCAGCTCACTGAGGAGCTCGACTCGACGCAGCGTGTCAACATCCGAGTGCAGATAGCGCACACGAACACCGTGTTCGCCGAGGAAGTCAGTGAGATCCTCCGCCATTCGTTTGGTGAGGGTGGTCACCAGAACCCGCTCGTCTCGCTCCACCCGGGCGCGTACCTCTTCTAAGAGGTCATCAATTTGCCCCTCGGTCGGTTTCACCACAATCTTGGGATCAACCAAACCGGTCGGGCGAATAATCTGTTCGACCACACCGTCGGCACGTGCGAGCTCATACTTACCCGGGGTCGCCGACAGATACACAGTTTGCCCGATACGCTCGGTGAATTCGTCCCATCGCAGCGGCCGGTTATCCAGCGCCGAAGGCAGTCGGAAGCCATGCTCGACAAGTGTGCGTTTGCGGGACGCATCCCCCTCGTACATGGCGCCGATTTGCGGCACAGTCACGTGTGACTCGTCGATGATAAGCAGGAAGTCATCGGGGAAATAGTCGAGCAAGCAGTGGGGCGGCTCCCCCGGCTTACGACCGTCAATATGCATGGAATAGTTCTCGATACCCGAGGTGAAGCCAATCTGTTCCATCATCTCGAGATCGAACGTCGTGCGCATCTCCAGTCGCTGTGCTTCTAGGAGCTTGTTCTGCTCGCGCAGCTGAGCGAGCCGTTCGCGGAGCTCGTTTCGGATTCCGTCCATCGCCCGGTGCATGACATCGGTACTGGCGACATAGTGAGATGCGGGAAAGACACTCACGGAGTCGGCTTCGCTAACCACATCACCGGTGAGCGGATTCAGCATGGAGATCGCATCCACCTCATCACCGAAGAATTCGATACGCACCGCGAGTTCTTCATACACGGGAATGATCTCGATCGTGTCGCCGCGCACGCGAAATGTGCCGCGTTGGAAGGCAACGTCATTGCGGCTGTATTGCATCGATACGAAGCGACGAATGAGTTCTTCGCGGCTGATCATATCGCCGACGTGCAGAGCAACCATCGACGAGAAATACTCCTCGGGTTTTCCCAAACCGTAGATGCACGAAACCGTGGACACCACCACCACATCGCGCCGCGAGAGCAGGGAGTTGGTTGTGGAGTGACGCAGACGTTCGACCTCTTCATTAATTGAGGAGTCTTTCTCAATGAAGGTATCGGTCTGCGGTACGTAGGCTTCCGGCTGGTAGTAGTCGTAATACGACACGAAGTATTCGACGGCGTTGTTCGGCAGCAATTGTCGAAATTCGTTTGCCAGTTGCGCCGCGAGCGTTTTGTTATGTGCGAGTACCAGTGTGGGACGCTGCACCTGCTCCACGAGCCATGCCGCAGTTGCTGACTTACCCGTACCGGTGGCACCGAGCAATACAACATCGGTTTCTCCGGCGTTGATCCGCTTGGCGAGCTCGGCGATCGCTTGCGGCTGGTCACCGGCAGGCTCATATTCACTGACGACCTCGAACGGACGCACGGCACGAGTGGGTTCGATCATTCCCCCAGGCTACGCGCCGCGTATGGGAGAAATGATCAGTAAGCGAGAATCTCGGTAGCATCGACCTCATGCCCGCAACCCAGGACACCACGATCGCCTATGGGGTACTCACTCGCGATTACTGCCACGAAATCGAGATCAAACGATCCAGATTTATCTGTTACCTCTCACGGGTCGAGTCCACGGCGCAGGCTCGGGATGCCATTGCGCAAGTTCGCGCGGAGCACCGCACCGCGCGTCACCATTGCACAGCGCATGTGATTGGCCCCGATCGAATGGAACGGCGATCGAACGACGACGGTGAGCCTTCGGGCACCGCGGGTATGCCCATGCTGGATGCGCTCACGAAGTTTCAGCGCCCGGGTGCCGATACACCGGACTGTTCCGATCTGGTTGCGGTGGTGGTGCGCTATTTCGGCGGTGTGCTGCTGGGGGCAGGCGGTCTCGTTCACGCGTATTCGGATGCGGTCTCACAGGCCCTGCAGCGGGCACAGTTCCATACGCGGCGGCGGATGCATCGTTTCTCGCTCCCTGCGCCACATGCGGATGCGGGGCGATGGGAAAACGAATTGCGTGCCGAGAATGTCACCGTACTCGAAACCCAATACGAGCTAGAGACCGCACGCATCCAACTCGCGATTGTTGATGAGCCGGCACAGCACGCCCGCCTACACGAGCGGATCGCAGCGCTCACCGCAGGCTCAGCAACACTAGAGGATGCGGGCGTCGCCTGGGTCGGCTGACCACCGATTACGGTTCGACGATGCGTTCTTCTTCGGGGGTGCGCTGCGGCAGCTCGTCGTAGTGCACGTCCTCGCTCGCTGCACCGCCGGTCTCACGCAATCGCGCAAAGAGCTCATCAACGATTGTGATCGTCTCCGCCATCGGCTGCATGGTATCGATCACTACGTCCGCGATCATGCGGCGTTCCTCGTCACTCACCTGCGCATCAATTCGGGCCTGGGCTTCAGCTCGGGTCATTCGCCGATCCGCCATCAGCCGCTCTAGTCGTTCCTCAGCCGGCGCATCCGCCACCCAAATCTCGTCGTAATCGTAATTCGAGCGGTTCTCGGCTAATAGCGGGATGTCATGAACGAAAATCGCGTCCGGGTCTTCTTCACGCACCGTTTCGATCCGACGGTTCGTGACATCGCGGATCACCGGATGGGTGATGTCGTTCAACGCGCGCAATGCGTCTTCGTCTGCAAACACGATCGCGGCGAGCGCCTTGCGATCAAGCTCACCCGACTCCGTGATCACTCCGTCTCCGAAACGCTCTCGGATAGCCCGCAGCACTGGCGAGCCAGCAACAGTGATCTCGCGAGCAATCTCATCCGCATCGATGACCACTGCTCCAAGCTCACGCAGTCGATTCGCGATCGTTGTTTTCCCGGAAGCAATTCCACCGGTCAATGCGATTGTCGTCATGACGCAACCTCCCTGGTTGGTTACGGCTTGTACCGTTGAGGTTACTACTCTCACCTGAAGGGACTTACGTGTTCGAACTGCTCACGGGAACCGGATTAGCTGCCGCATCCGGTCTGGGCGCTTTCGCTCCCCTGCTCGCACTCGGCGGCCTGGACCGATTCACCGACCTGGTGTCATTACCGGAAGGATGGGCATGGCTCGGAAGCGATACGGCGCTGATTCTGCTCGGGGTACTCACGCTTATCGACATCATTGCCGACAAGATCCCCGCTGTCGACTCCGTTAACGACATCATCCAGACCGTCATCCGCCCCGCATCCGGAGGCATCGCTTTCGGCGCCGGTAGCGCCGCAACAACGGTCGCCGTACCCACACCAGACCAGCTGTACAGCACGCAGGTGTGGCTGCCGGTGATCCTCGGCATTGTCATTGCCCTGGCTAGTCACCTAACGAAATCCAGTACCAGGCTCGCATCCCATGCGGTGTCCGCGGGCGCTGCCGGGCCCGTACTGAGCGCCAGTGAGGATGCAATGAGTATTGGCCTGATCGCCGCCGCCATTCTCGCTCCAGTCGCGGTGGTCGTAGTACTGGCCGCACTCATCTACCTCGCAATCACGCTCGGCCGCTGGTTCGCTCAACGCAAGACCCGCGCACGCGCACAGAACACACTCGCGAACGCATCCAGCTAGTGCTCTAAACAAATTAGGGCGGCCACCCCAACGGTGACCGCCCTAATTTAGTAACTCAGATTAGTTACCGGCGAGCTTTTCGCGAAGCGCTGCCAGCGACTCGTCGTCAGCAAGCGTTCCGAGGCTGTCGTCCGACTCGCTCGAGAACGACGAAGCCGGGGCCGGCTGCTGCTCGGGAGCGTCTGCTGCGGCAGCCTGAGCGGCGCGCACCTGCTCCTTGTGAGCTTCCCAACGCGACTGAGCCTGAGCGTACTCCTGCTCCCATGCCTCGCGCTGCGCCTCGAAGCCTTCCATCCACTCGTTGGTGTCCGGGTTGAAGCCCTCGGGGTACTTGTAGTTGCCCTGCTCGTCGTACTCGGCAAGCATTCCGTAGGTAGCCGGGTCGAACTCGGTGCCGTCCGGGTCGACACCCTCGTTTGCCTGCTTGAGCGACAGCGAAATGCGGCGACGCTCGAGGTCGATGTCGATGATCTTGACGAACAGTTCGTCACCAACAGAAACCACCTGGTCAGCAGTCTCGATGTGCTGGTGCGAAAGCTCGGAGATGTGTACGAGGCCCTCGATGCCGTCGGCAACGCGCAGGAACGCACCAAACGGAACCAGCTTGGTGACCTTGCCAAGCACAATCTGGCCGATTGCGTGGGTACGGGCAAGCACCTGCCACGGGTCTTCCTGAGTTGCCTTCAGCGAGAGAGATACGCGCTCGCGGTCCATGTCAACCTCGAGCACCTCAACGGTGACTTCCTGGCCAACCTCGACAACTTCCGAAGCGTGGTCGATGTGCTTCCAGCTGAGCTCGGAGACGTGGACGAGACCGTCAACACCGCCGAGGTCAACGAACGCACCGAAGTTAACGATCGAGGAGACGACACCCTTGCGAACCTGACCCTTCTGGAGCTCGTTGAGGAAGTTCGCGCGAGTTTCGGACTGGGTCTGTTCGAGCAGAGCACGACGCGAAAGCACAACATTGTTGCGGTTCTTGTCAAGCTCAAGAATCTTGGCTTCGATCTCCTGCCCCAGGTACGGGGTGAGGTCGCGAACACGACGGAGCTCGATCAGGGATGCGGGCAGGAAGCCGCGCAGGCCGATGTCAACGATGAGACCACCCTTGACAACCTCGATGACGGTACCGGTAACGACGCCGTCGTCTTCCTTGATCTTCTCAACGTCGCCCCAGGCGCGCTCGTACTGTGCGCGCTTCTTCGACAGGAGCAGGCGACCTTCCTTGTCTTCCTTCTGGATGACAAGTGCCTCGACCGCGTCACCGATCTCGACAACTTCATTGGGGTCGACATCGTGCTTGATCGAAAGTTCACGAGAGGGGATGACACCCTCGGTCTTGTAACCAACGTCGAGCAGTACCTCGTCGCGGTCAATTCGAACGACGGTACCCGAGATCAGGTCGCCGTCGTTGAAGTACTTCATGGTCTCTTCGACCGCGGCGAGGAAGTCCTCTGCAGAGCCAATGTCGTTTACGGCGATCTGCGATTTAGCCGATTCGGTCGTGGTGTTTGTCATGTAGGTCGTGCTCCAGTTTGGAAGTGATGGTCGGCCTGAACGGACCGAATACCCTATGGATATGTCGGTGATGTCCGCTTAGGGATACGGATAGAAATGCACAAAAATGCCTGACAAGCCTACCCTGTACCGGCGGCTCGCCGCAAACCCCGTCACCCCATCCCGAAACCACGTAACTATGCCGGTTCGTTCATGAGCTTTGAACGAATGAGGAAGCGTTTACCCAGTGGCGCCTCGAGCGAGAAACCGGCGCCGCGCCCCGCTATCGCGTCGAGGATGAGCGCAGTGTGTCGCCAATACTCAAACTGTTCGCGCGACATCCAAAACTCTACTTCCGGTACCGCTGCTTGCTGATCATCGCGGAGCTCGAACCGCCCAAGCAGCACATCAGCATCGCCGGTCATGAACTCCCCCGCCGGATAGCACATGGGCGCGGAACCATCGCAGCATCCCCCGGATTGGTGAAACATCACCGGCCCGTGCCTGCGGATGACCTCCAGCACGAGGGACCGCGCCGCTTCGGTCATCGAAACCCGTGCGTCTGATTCTCCGGGAATACACGGTTTGGCGGCATAGTCAGTCATTGCGCTCCCCCTCTTGCGCTTATCGGGATGGGTCCGGCGGCCGGGTAACACCTAAATGCCACCCGGCCGCGACACGGCCCGGATGTTGTTAGAAGAATCCGAGCGCCGAGTTGCTGTAGCTCACCAGCAGGTTCTTGGTCTGCTGGTAGTGCGAGAGCATCATCAGGTGGTTCTCGCGTCCGATACCGGAGGACTTGTAACCTCCGAACGCCGAGTGCGCCGGGTAGTTGTGGTAGTTGTTCACCCAGACACGGCCCGCCTGGATTGCTCGGCCCGCCCGGTATGCCGTGTTCTGCTGACGTGACCACACTCCGGCGCCGAGACCGTACAGGGTGTCGTTCGCGATACGAATGGCGTCGTCAAAATCGCGGAATCGAGTGACTGCAACGACCGGTCCGAAGATCTCTTCCTGGAAGATGCGCATGGAGTTGTCACCTTCAAAGATGGTCGGTTGAACGTAGAACCCGTCACTCAGATCGCCGCCGAGATCGACTCGTTCACCGCCCAGCCGGATGGTCGCACCTTCTTGCTTACCGATATCGATGTAGCTCAGGATCTTCTCGAGCTGATCGTTCGATGCCTGCGCGCCCATCATGGTTTCCGTATCCAACGGGTTGCCCTGCACGATCTTGCGTGTTCGTTCGGTGACGATTTCGAGGAACTCGTCGTAGATCGAAGCCTG encodes:
- the uvrB gene encoding excinuclease ABC subunit UvrB → MEPTRAVRPFEVVSEYEPAGDQPQAIAELAKRINAGETDVVLLGATGTGKSATAAWLVEQVQRPTLVLAHNKTLAAQLANEFRQLLPNNAVEYFVSYYDYYQPEAYVPQTDTFIEKDSSINEEVERLRHSTTNSLLSRRDVVVVSTVSCIYGLGKPEEYFSSMVALHVGDMISREELIRRFVSMQYSRNDVAFQRGTFRVRGDTIEIIPVYEELAVRIEFFGDEVDAISMLNPLTGDVVSEADSVSVFPASHYVASTDVMHRAMDGIRNELRERLAQLREQNKLLEAQRLEMRTTFDLEMMEQIGFTSGIENYSMHIDGRKPGEPPHCLLDYFPDDFLLIIDESHVTVPQIGAMYEGDASRKRTLVEHGFRLPSALDNRPLRWDEFTERIGQTVYLSATPGKYELARADGVVEQIIRPTGLVDPKIVVKPTEGQIDDLLEEVRARVERDERVLVTTLTKRMAEDLTDFLGEHGVRVRYLHSDVDTLRRVELLSELRAGEFDVLVGINLLREGLDLPEVSLVAILDADKEGFLRSSTSLIQTIGRAARNVSGEVHMYADKVTEAMRFAIDETERRRAKQIAYNEEHGIDPKPLRKKINDITAMLIREGKDTEALLGEAHDERRSAAPNLRREGIAAAGAQQLETMIADLNDQMLAAASELKFELAARLRDELADLKQELRSMERAGHA
- a CDS encoding YigZ family protein; this encodes MPATQDTTIAYGVLTRDYCHEIEIKRSRFICYLSRVESTAQARDAIAQVRAEHRTARHHCTAHVIGPDRMERRSNDDGEPSGTAGMPMLDALTKFQRPGADTPDCSDLVAVVVRYFGGVLLGAGGLVHAYSDAVSQALQRAQFHTRRRMHRFSLPAPHADAGRWENELRAENVTVLETQYELETARIQLAIVDEPAQHARLHERIAALTAGSATLEDAGVAWVG
- the coaE gene encoding dephospho-CoA kinase (Dephospho-CoA kinase (CoaE) performs the final step in coenzyme A biosynthesis.), giving the protein MTTIALTGGIASGKTTIANRLRELGAVVIDADEIAREITVAGSPVLRAIRERFGDGVITESGELDRKALAAIVFADEDALRALNDITHPVIRDVTNRRIETVREEDPDAIFVHDIPLLAENRSNYDYDEIWVADAPAEERLERLMADRRMTRAEAQARIDAQVSDEERRMIADVVIDTMQPMAETITIVDELFARLRETGGAASEDVHYDELPQRTPEEERIVEP
- a CDS encoding DUF4126 domain-containing protein, with the protein product MFELLTGTGLAAASGLGAFAPLLALGGLDRFTDLVSLPEGWAWLGSDTALILLGVLTLIDIIADKIPAVDSVNDIIQTVIRPASGGIAFGAGSAATTVAVPTPDQLYSTQVWLPVILGIVIALASHLTKSSTRLASHAVSAGAAGPVLSASEDAMSIGLIAAAILAPVAVVVVLAALIYLAITLGRWFAQRKTRARAQNTLANASS
- the rpsA gene encoding 30S ribosomal protein S1, with product MTNTTTESAKSQIAVNDIGSAEDFLAAVEETMKYFNDGDLISGTVVRIDRDEVLLDVGYKTEGVIPSRELSIKHDVDPNEVVEIGDAVEALVIQKEDKEGRLLLSKKRAQYERAWGDVEKIKEDDGVVTGTVIEVVKGGLIVDIGLRGFLPASLIELRRVRDLTPYLGQEIEAKILELDKNRNNVVLSRRALLEQTQSETRANFLNELQKGQVRKGVVSSIVNFGAFVDLGGVDGLVHVSELSWKHIDHASEVVEVGQEVTVEVLEVDMDRERVSLSLKATQEDPWQVLARTHAIGQIVLGKVTKLVPFGAFLRVADGIEGLVHISELSHQHIETADQVVSVGDELFVKIIDIDLERRRISLSLKQANEGVDPDGTEFDPATYGMLAEYDEQGNYKYPEGFNPDTNEWMEGFEAQREAWEQEYAQAQSRWEAHKEQVRAAQAAAADAPEQQPAPASSFSSESDDSLGTLADDESLAALREKLAGN
- a CDS encoding DUF779 domain-containing protein; protein product: MTDYAAKPCIPGESDARVSMTEAARSLVLEVIRRHGPVMFHQSGGCCDGSAPMCYPAGEFMTGDADVLLGRFELRDDQQAAVPEVEFWMSREQFEYWRHTALILDAIAGRGAGFSLEAPLGKRFLIRSKLMNEPA